The Ptychodera flava strain L36383 chromosome 14, AS_Pfla_20210202, whole genome shotgun sequence genome segment TCATTCATTtggaaaagttgcaaaagtTTACATGTCCTGCTAAAAATCCAGCTCATGACATTTTCAGCTGCCTGCTAGCGGTAAATGAGCACGACTGCAGTCAACTGGGTGCATGGTTGAGAGGCTGTTTGTGAGCATGATAGTGACTTAGATGTGAGAGCTATAAGGTTAGGCGCGGGCGATATTGCACAGTGGCCGAGCTGAGCTGAGACCCGGGAAATccccatatttgaaattctgcTGAGACATGGGCAGTAGCCTCTGAAAAATAGCGTCATTTTGGAGTAAGAAACTGCAGAAACCAAAGCGTTTCACTAAACAGGTTACTGTAAATGTCATCACCTCTTTGAGTTTTACAATTTCGGGTTTGAATTTAGAAAATTCAACCCAAAAAACGCGCGATTTTTTCCCCCAACACTGTTTGTCAACAAATTTGGTCGTCAGCGAATCGTCACAACAAAGCGAAATGCTTACGTCAGGAAATTTTTGCAATGGAAACAAAATGCAATATGCCCCATCGCCAGCgtttcatttcatgaaaatacaTGTCAAGGTATCGGTCTTACTGTACGCCAGCAGGCCGACTTCTAGATATTCACTTGCCGAGATACGCGGTGACTCATTCGTTGCGGTTTCACACGGGCTTCCAGGCCGATCCAGCACTTTCTAACCCTTCGGTAGACTCGcctgacttgttttttttttgtcattctttgtcATTTTCCAGGAGCCTACTGCCTCTTTGTAACCCATTCAGCTGCACTAACATCATGGACCAGGCAACTTGCATCGATTTCAATTTCTGCGACATGGCGAATTTTCGCCAAGACACGACCCACACAGCTCCGGACGAGAAGCAGTACAGCATACAAAACGTGATCATGCCGATGTTGATCAAGGAAAGTCTAAAATTCGCCATTAACGCCAAACGAAAGTCTAAAGGACTGGACGAGCTTAGGGTGGAACCTAGGAAAGTAAAGCCAGACAGAGTAAGTGTGAAAACAGGACTTGTAGGAACGTTGAAGTCGCGTTTCAACTGAGCGCTGTTATGTCATGTACCGTGTACGGGTAATCGTGCGCTTTGCCGATGATTCGGCCAACAACCCACGTGCGTACTTTCAAATCTTTCGGCCTCTTTTGATTTACCTATAATTATACTGGcattttcatagttttcggGATTTATGCTTCACTCAAAATGGTTTGAGCTGGTCGATTTACCTTGAATTCGATGGATTTGTTGCGTAGAAATGCAGTGCGTATTTCGCGCTGGAACCGAACGGGCGCCATCTTGGTGTACATGACGCCGCTAAATCTGACGACAAAGTGTATGGTTTTTCTGCGAGTAAAGTCTAACTGCTAGGCTCATGCGAAGGCAGAGAAGTTACCACTATCGATTTCCGGAAATATAGCATTATATTTCTAATTGAATAATGTTACGCGGGAACCGCCATCAGGTCAATGAAGTGTCTCGTTCACTGTTTcgcatttttgacaattttttacaGCTTACTCCCGAAGAGGAAGAGAAGCGCTCTCGCAGACGAGAGCGTAACAGAGTTGCGGCAGCTAAATGCAGAAACAAGAAGCGGGAAAAGGCTAGTGTACTCGAAACGGTAATTATTATCACTAGTTGACTTTAAAGAGGTTTACCTTTCAAAACAACAGTCACGTTGTGGATTGCGATGCCTTGCGATCGTCGCATGCCATACTGTACGGTGCAAGTTCCGCAGACGTCGCGAACGACTCCTGCCGCACGTAACGGGTTTCCGTAATTTTTGATAGGCGAAAACAAATTGGGAATTGTCGTTCGCCGGAAGTGGACTTTTATTTGATTATCACACCTGTTCAATAACCGTAGCCGGACCAACATTTCGAAGAGTTTATAATGCACAAGCGACACTGAGTGACATAGGTTCGAATGCACAAAGAGGGCAATTTTCCTCCCATTGTATGCAAACAGGTAGAGTGCGACGCCGCTATAATGAACGTCTACCCCATTGTAATTGATAATGAGgattgacaaatttaaaattacttCAAGATTCTCGTATCTGGGTAAGAAAACCGAATTGTCGAAGGAAATAAAACACACCCGGTCGTGAATTTTCGTCCCGTTGATTGTCTTCCACCTTGTGTGTTAAAGGTGTTCACAAACGTCGGTGACTGACATTTAAACGCCTGTTTATTTTCTCAGGAAACGAGGCAACTCGAAGAAACCAATGCCAAATTGAAGGCAGATGTCGCCCGGCTCGAAGCCGAGAAGAAGCATCTCTCGGAAGCACTCCAGTCTCACCTGCTGTACTGTATGATCCAGCCACCGAGCCCTTGTGCAAATTCGCCCCTCATTCCAGCCACTGCCGTCGATCACGCCATCGCCACACCGTACATGTCTGTAACAGACACAACTGCCTTTTCGCAGCCGCTCATGACATCTATGTACTAAAAACTACTAGAGTTTGACCGTCGTCAGGTGAACGTTCAAAACGTGCCAGCCAAAAAGGACtgcgttttttttttgtgtgagaAAAACGTCTGGCAGGGAGTGTGTATACCCGACATAGATGGAACGCTGAATTTGCCATCATTCCgatgtttttttctgtttggaAAAAATCGAAAAACAGACAAGACCTAAGAATTACCACAAAACCTGTGACTCTCAACCTGACACTAATGTCTGGAGACATAGTTGATGGGATTTAATTCCTCATTTCATGAACAAAATCTGTCATTTTCCCATGAAAACTCCCATGACCGCCCGAAAAAAAATCAGCTCAAGGTTTTCGGTCGAGTTGCGTGTCGCAATCCTGGCGTTCAGCCAAAAAATGAGACATTCCATGTGTTTCCTACCATCCTCAGTTTATTGTTTCATTACCTACCTCAATTTACCCTACACTGTGTCTTTCTTTGCTGATTTTCGTGTATTTCACCTGGTCAGTCTGTCAAAAGTCTTCATTccgtgaaaattttattttattttttgtccgTGGCCGTGGTGGGCgacaaacattgaaaatattgaaccTTGAGGCCACAATGTAAAcgccagagagagagagcgagagagagagagagaacagagagagagagagagagagagagaagttgAACTAAAACAGGGAAACAATAGATTGTTACTGGGGAAAGGAACACACATGCCACCTGATGTACATATCAACATTCCCTGTCAtacttcagtttgttttctgGATGGACCGattggtaaaaaaaaacaattcgaCCTTTCCATTCAGAAGAGTTTTTTTTTCCTCTAACAAACTTTGGTGACATCGATCGTTTAGAGTCTCATTACCTTTCTTGAACTCACCTGAAAAGAACATCCTTCACTTTGAAGAGACCAATCCCTTTTGTTCGCTGTCCGAGAAGTTAAGTTTGTTTTCAACGGTCAGCAAGGTCCATataattgttttcaaatgtttattCTTTCGCTTGTATAGCCGCGTTCTTAATTCCATGTTACCATTTCACACCATGGGATAAATTCTGTTTTTTTCGGATTTGTGAGTGTATTATTTGTGATCTCATCTTAAACATCTGGGAAGAACTTTTACACACAGAATTCTACCATTCTTAACCTGTTGTTGTCGACTGAAAATTAATCATTTCCCATTGTCGATGAATAATCGCCTCTTTTTTTTCTGAGCATGTTAATATTTCTTCGATGATTTATGAGAGCGATGCGGTGAAGAATGAATCAGGGCGTGTGCGTTATCAGTATGCGTTTACTTTGATGAAAATCATgtacttaaaattaattttcacgAGGTATTCGTGGAAACTGGTCTTTTCCTTAAAACAGACGGCAATGACATTTCGTTTTGGTACTTAAAGCCATTTTGCCTTTTACTATCgttgtgtaatatttttttatttgtccaTTGTTTATTATGGTAAGGGGATTACTGTCTTTTTTCCTTCAATCTTAAAAAAATTAGGACATAAATCATGCTATTTCCGTATTTTTGtacaataaaatgtttcaaatgaacTGGTTCACGGTTCCATTatgttgtttgtgtgtttgtgttgttttctaTTCTGTTTTGCTGTCCTTATGACTCGACTATGAAATGAATGGACAACACACAAGCTTCTCGTTCTTGACCGACGGGAGACGAAAATCCATCGGGGCCCCCAGCCGACTTTTCACCGTGTGGGACGGTGGACGTGATCGCTCCATGGCCGATAAACACGTGCAGGCTGTCCCGGCTTGTTTTTCACACAGACAGAACGATACAGGGATCGAGCGACATCAGTGATAAATTTATTTACTGAAATCTGCATCTGCGGGCCGCACTTTTCTCTCCCCGATGCCCTCGCTTTATAGGTCGGGAGTATTTATCCTGTAAATCAACGAGACAATCCAGGCAGTGATCCGATGACTTGTCAAACAATGTGCCAttaagttgatttcttttgaagtCTTTTATTCCAAACCGTCGACTGAGATCTCTTTCAACAAATTCGGACAGGCGGCAGTCGCCCAGTTCACTGACCAacgattttttgttgttgtaattccGAATGCCCTTCCTTTGTCTTTGCCGACTCGAGTCGGCTTCAACCACTCTTAATGTTACTTGCGCCGCCCAGCTCAGATGTCGGCTACCACATAAAGTACCGCTCTTTACCTTGTGGCACAAATTAAAATAGGCAATGATAACTTTCTTTCTTTGCTTCTCGCACTCTGCCGTTGTGAGAAAATGAAAGCCCCGCCGATATCGGATTGGAAAGATAGAGCAGCCGTTTTGGCGCGCAATATACGCTATATGGCTGGCGTTGCGGCGACAACGCGTGTTATGTACGACTGTATGTACTGAGTATCAATAAAAGAGATATGTCTAGTCGCGTGCCGGTCTGAAGGCCCGCAAAAATGACGCGACAATAAACAATCCCTCATGATACTAGTAATTCGCATTAAATTATCCAGACCTCAGACGACCCGAGCTGTTTTGATTGACCCGGAGAACAGTTTCACGTGTAACAGTAGTCAAAAACTTTCCCTTTGTTCGAtgattttgtttggttttttgttttgtcaccCGCTACAAAGACGTCTCCCAGACGAGCGACTGCTTTCTTCTGCAACGTTCCGGTGTTTGGTGACATATGTAGCGGCGCATGCGGCGACAACGGTCTGATAAAAACTCAACAGCGCACTTCGGCAATACTGCTCTCAAGGCGCGGGTGAACCGGAACGTTTGTAGCGGCGCGCGGCTACCATACACCATAAGCTACATAAACCTTGTCTGTGGCCAACCGTCTAAATTAAGGGCCATTACGCATCGTCACCCCCGGCCCCGAATCAAGATGACATACACCTATTGTTGTCGCGACACCCGGAGGTTACCGATAGTAAGACAACGGGTTACTGTTTCTCACTcggggtcatttccaaaatcaaatttattgactTGGCGGCTTCCGCTTAGGGCTTATTTTGGTTTAAGTATTTGGTCAATGTCGGAGGTGTCTTCCTGTCTCGCTGACCGTTATTAATCAAACACCTGTTAACGGCCCCCTGTCTGCACCGAAGAAATCCAATGCACACGTCTGACACGGCGACAAGGACATCGCTGGTATTATTGGCTCAACTTCCAGTCCGGAGGCTTATTGTGATCATTTGCGGCGATAATCAACCAGATtggaaacacacaaaaaaaacacaataaCGACCTACTTTTCTACATGTGCCTGCCGACCATTTGAGGACGAAAGCAAACAAAGTGCAGACACGCTTGATTACCAAAAGAACAAAGAAATTGAACgaggaaaaataaattcaactcCAAGGGTGACAAACACATAAATTTTAGCCAACTGCTGAATGCGAGCGATGTTTTCAGCGCTCTGCGTGCCTGCAGAGGCACGCTCTTGCATTGTTAAGCCTATATAGGCAGACAAGTAGGACGAAAGTTACAAGTTAGAAATACTGCCAAAAGAACCAAACATCACAACAGAAACAATTATTCTTTGAGAGAACACCACACAGAATAATCGTGGAACATGTATAATTTATTGTCGGCGAGACAATTATCACACCCGTAGTGAATTCTAAATTTAGATATTAGTGGACGCGCTAAAATGTACACCGCTACGGCGAGGCATAAGATTCACGGGCTAGAAACGCGGGAGATTGATCGAGACAATTATGTCAATATCCGCTCGCGAAATTTCAGTACAACAGCGGGACTTCTGCTATGATAACATCGATGTAAATTAGATTCACTTTGGAACAGGCACGAGACAAAAAAAATTACGTTTGCAAATAAAGCAGCAATGTTTGGTAGCGGTAAGTAAGGAGTGTTTGGAAACCACCCACACAAAGGCCTCCTCTTCCCTAGTCCGCATCTGGTTTCTATACCCTGGGAACGAATCACACTGGTCGCGGGGAACGGACGTACCGGTCTCGGTTGCGGATTTTCATCGTCCCACCTCTACATCAGATACGCCTTCTGGCTGAATCACGAAGATCCCGACATGTACGTATAATCGACTGATGCGGTTGTCTTTCCCCTAACTGATGCGCAAACATCAGCGAGAAGCCGTGAAGTAGGAGACATGCTGTACGCTGATTACACTTAGACCGCCAAAATGGTCGGCTCAACCGAAAGGTACAAAAACACGAGACAAAAATCATCGTGAGGGTAAGTTATTGCTTTTCTTAGGGATGTTTTATTTTTCGAgaccaaaagaaaaaaaaatagcgTCCAAATAGGTAAGCAAAGGAAAATGTAGTCAAGAGACATCAAACAGTGACAGTTGCGCTTTCTGCCGAGAATGCGCAACGATCCGGGGGTCTGTGGACGTGAGTCGATAGAGAGCGGAGTCGGGAACGGTTAGCGCAAGCCGATGCCGTACTGCGGTTTTCTGACGCGAATACACAAGGACAGAGTGCTCTAGGTGTTGTTGATTGGCAGGCATGAAACGCAGGCCTAGCCTCTCATCCCAAACGTCTGGGTTCACTTTGACGGTACACAATAACCTGGCCGTATCAAAACACAAACACCTCACTTGTGTTCACATGCATTGCACACACCGCCTGCCTCCATCACCACGCCGCCGCCGCGGCGATACCCCACAAAATGGACTTGCAAACGAAATCAAGCGAGATCCACAAATATAAAAGAATTATTTATATTCTCTCGGTTTTGTTCATCCTGGCCTACGTTTAGAGCGATAATCTGCCAATAATTTACAGCGATCACGCCGACCAGCAACGAAAATCAGCCGCAGAAGTGGCCCCCCACAGGTAAATACTACTGAAGGTAGTGGAATTATTTTCGCTTACTCACCGAAATAATCAACAAATGCTGCTTTTTTAAGTTGAACAAATAAAATCACTAAGCGCGTCTCTCCATGAATTAACATAAAGATATACCGTACAGCTTCAATGTTACGATGCACTAAGACACCTGACGGATTCTGTTCAAGTCAAAATATTCATATCTCAAATATTCTACAACTATAGTATGCAGCTTTTATCCTTCAAAATCTCCGTATTTTAAACAGAGAAGTATTCTGTGTGCGCTATAGAACCCTTTTCACCAGTTCTGTAATCAAAAATTCACCGTGAACTCGAAATTTCGATAAAGAGTGAGAAAAAGTATCAgtgtagaaaaaaaatgtgttcttCTATGAACCTTCTCCGTAGTAGAATAGGAATGAAGACATGtactacaaaacaaaaaattgcgATCTGAAAATGCACTACTACAGTGACGTGCTTATTCCTCGGCTTTTAGATTATCCCATGAAATGCCATGATTGTCGTTTTGCTTGTCGTAGTTCACCGTCGACGGAAAAATTCAATCAAATCCGCTTCGCGTGTTTTTTGAAACACTCGACTGCCTGCCCCCAGCTTGGTCACAACGTAAAGCAACCATCAAAGGTAGAGAAATTGTTGATTTACAAACAATACTGACACAAAACTAGTCcacatttaaaatgaaaaaaaaacaatcgaTATTTTTCATTCTACTTTTAGCACCGAGGTCCTTGAACTACGGCTATATTGCCTCAGAGGTCTTGATTGACACAATTTGGCCATTGATTGGAGTCCCTGATATTGTTCGTCTAGCCTGCGGCTTCAGCGTTCACGGTCGCCAACCCTCTCCCACGGGGATGGCACATCTTGTCCAGCAGCTCCGCTCATCAAGCAGTGGGCACGCTGGCGCGTTAAAGACTCCCCCCTCCCTACGGCCCAATCGTGGGCCATGGACTTTTTGAATGACTTCAGAACGTGCTGAGCGCATTTGCAATCTCCTTGTTACCgcaacaaaattatgaaaattgacCCATCTTGCCTTGAGCTGTCTATAGTTTGAAACTGTTATTCCCGATTCGGCCCTGAAACCACAGCCGTTAAAACAGTTAGGGTGGCAAGTTAATTACATTCACCGTATTCAGAGTTATTAATGAAACATTGAGCAGAACAATATTAAGTGCGGCTGAAGGCCATGTTCGGAGCTGACCAAAACATTGTTTCTGTAACGAGCAGTCCGGCCATGGCCGTGAACTCAACTCCGACGGCGCAGCCTATGTTATTAATCATGATACATGTATGACTGTTGTCATTCCCGTTTCACAGTAATCAGCGTGGAATATACAGAGACTCATTCCTACATAGGTAAACATGATCATTCGATCGGGTAAAATTTTCTCACATCTCAATTTTCCAGGGgaaaaatattcttttcacaCCAATAAGCATTCAATGAAATCTAAGCCGTCGCATGTATGTCAGAGTATAGCCTAAGTAAACTTGTAGTAAGCCCAACTAGAAGAAATGTTTTCCTTGTATCGAGTAA includes the following:
- the LOC139149938 gene encoding cyclic AMP-dependent transcription factor ATF-3-like isoform X2, translating into MDQATCIDFNFCDMANFRQDTTHTAPDEKQYSIQNVIMPMLIKESLKFAINAKRKSKGLDELRVEPRKVKPDRLTPEEEEKRSRRRERNRVAAAKCRNKKREKASVLETETRQLEETNAKLKADVARLEAEKKHLSEALQSHLLYCMIQPPSPCANSPLIPATAVDHAIATPYMSVTDTTAFSQPLMTSMY
- the LOC139149938 gene encoding cyclic AMP-dependent transcription factor ATF-3-like isoform X1, with product MSRSLLPLCNPFSCTNIMDQATCIDFNFCDMANFRQDTTHTAPDEKQYSIQNVIMPMLIKESLKFAINAKRKSKGLDELRVEPRKVKPDRLTPEEEEKRSRRRERNRVAAAKCRNKKREKASVLETETRQLEETNAKLKADVARLEAEKKHLSEALQSHLLYCMIQPPSPCANSPLIPATAVDHAIATPYMSVTDTTAFSQPLMTSMY